Part of the Zerene cesonia ecotype Mississippi chromosome 3, Zerene_cesonia_1.1, whole genome shotgun sequence genome is shown below.
gttgcctatatgttattccagttgttcagctatctacgtaccaaatttcattgcaatcggtttagtagtttttgcgtgaaagagcaacaaacacacgcacatccttacaaactttcgcatttataatattagtaggaaggataggaagtaggatagtaggatagtaggataggataggatggcAAACTAAGTAAGCTTGCTGACGATTTTATGACCAAGATTACAAATTactaaagtttataaaattacttggTCTTTATATCGTTTCATTGTAGAAAACAGAGTGGAACTAGTAAtatgtttcaataatattttattctcagCCATTCGCTTTTGGGAAACGCACAAAACTACCTGCGCATAGACCGGGACACTGGCGACATCTTTGTGTCGATAGACGAAGCATTTGATTATCATCGTCAAAACGAAATATTTGTTCAGGTATTGCATTTACTATTTGAACAGTTTACAAAgtgctatttttataataattaactaaaaataatggtatacaattaaataacaaagcaACTTTTATACGGAATAACTCAAAACGTATTCATCATATTTGGATTGACTTTGGTTTGAGATCCTTCGTGATCCCCTATCATGGCCGATTAATGGATCTTAGGTTTTAGTTGGTGTCTATGGATCGTAGCTTTTAGCCGATGTCTAAACTTATATCTAGTTCCATAAAGCAGTTTTTTAACAATCATTTTGTATAGGTCCACGCTATCGACACACTGGGTGAGCCCTACAACACCGACACTTCGCAACTCATCATTAAACTCAACGATATTAACAACACGCCACCTAGTCTCAGTTTGGTaagatttttctaaataaagctggatttatttaaacctttaaaaacattaatttttgaaaccctactgtatttttattttccacattaaaacattatgtttCTGTCATTATATTTGACTCTAGCTTATAATTAAATCCAAGTGCTTAAtcttgattcttttttttgtagttcCACCACCCACCCACTTTATCGAGTTAGTCTTTTATCACAATCGTGGCTTATCATAAATtaagtttgtattttatacaaagtaCATGTTCATGTagtgatatataaatttgaatcatTGATTTCCGTACATAcgataaatgttaataaaataaacccccaatttttcatattctcCAGCCCCGTCGAAGTCCAGAAGTGGAGGAGAACGTTCCAGAAGGTTACGTGATCACAGAGGACATTGTGGCCACCGACCCGGATACAACAGCTGATTTGAAGTTCGAAATTCTGTGGGACACCTCGTACGCTACTAAACAAGGGAGGGAGACGGATCCTAGGGAATATCATCAGTACGAAATAtccgttttttttaaacagtttttgttttgcaaaaaatatatgtaaaatataaatgtagctTATGAAttgaacaattatatttttttactctaaagcaaaagaaaaattacatacaaaaaaactatTGCAGTTGTGTCGAAATAGAAACTCTATACCCTTACAATCACACGCGATCCGCGGTTGGGAGAGTGGTCGTGAAGGAAATCAGACACAATGTGACCATAGACTACGAAATGTTCGAAATGCTGTACCTCACTGTGAGGGTGGTGGACAGGAACACGGAAATTGGCGATGATTATGATGagtgtaagttttttttattttttaattgttctaaAAATCcatttcctactaatatcatgaatgcgaaattttgtaaggatgtgtgtgtgtctttgttactctttgttactcacgcaaaatctactgaaacGATGCAatgaatttggtacgtagacagctggacaactggaataacatatagacaactttcatcccgatattcctacgggatacggacttacgcggataaaactgcagggcgcagctagtcatttgTAAATTACTATACCTAGCTAAGATTtgaaattcttaatatttagcTTATACGAATCAGCTGTAACTACAACTCTCCAAAGTAGCTTCACATTATCACATACAGTCAAGTATTCTATTTATCtcccttttttattaaaaactaattctTTCAGTGACATTCactctaataataatagatttgaATGACAATCCACCAATATGGGCGGACAATACCTTGACTCAAGCGTTCACAGTGAGAGAAAATTCTAGAAGCAACGTGGTTATTGGGTCCGTTCTAGCAACTGATATAGATGGCCCATTGTACAATCAAGTACGATATTTCATACGGTAAGTGGTAATGTACAGACCAACATAAAAACCAGAAGAAAAAACTGCAGATCCAGTCGAGTCtaactattatattagtataatatacatataatatataggaaaacagtgaaataatatactaacttTTTTCATTGACCAAGATAATGGTTAAATCTCGaattccttttaattttttgtcaaaatatgTGTTAGCAGtatcaaattgaataaaatatgacacAGACATAAAAGTATAGGAGCAGCATCATAGCgaaatacacaatttaaaaatacctcaGTCGTAAACTGTAATTTTTCCGCTTTGTATGGACAAATTTAAGTGACATAACACAactaagatattttaaagacaAATCAAAgtctttgtatatatatagtatatatgtatatatcccCACTTCAGCGCACGAGACGATACACCAGAAGATCTAGTTAAAATCGACCTAATGACGGGTCAAATAACCGTAGACAAAGATAGCGCGATCGACGCAGACACGCCGCCGCGCTACAACCTGTTGTACACCGTCGTGGCCACCGACCGCTGCCTCACTGAGGAATGCCCCCCCGACCACATGTACCATGAGACGGAGGGATATGTAAGATTtgatctaaatatttattaaaaattcacaacatgttaatgtatgaatttttGTATCCGAAccagaaatttatttttttcgttatatttaCTTAGTAAATACTGACTATGATTGTACGGTTACATGGCTTCCCTCCCGCCCTCATGTCCCGTAAACCGGACGGAGAGTAACGTAAGATAATATTGAGATTAGAAATGtgtaaaaatgctttttttgctaaaaatggatgagttataaaaaacataaatttttttcgattgttttttgttaaaaataaaaatattaggatgtacaattgtaaatttgtataattttgtttttaaaaataaacaaaaataaacattacgacgtaaaaaattactaaaacacTAGTcgattttagaaataaattagtgACGTAGTTATATCCTACCCGTATAGACGTATCTTATACACCACTTGCGTAGATCGATCCAAGCTTTCTAAACCACCataacaattacatttatataggAGTGAATTAGAATGCCTCACattttacaaacattcattCTAACCTAATTTAATTGTGCCTAAAAATTTGGGTCCCTCTAAATTTTGGTgtcaatgatttattataatctcaTCCCAGATTACCATAGCGATACAGGACACGAATAATAAAGTGCCGTATCCAAACACTATGGAGTTCCCTGAAGTGGTTTATATCTACGAGAATGCCACCTCCGGCGATGAAGTGGTCACACTTGTGTCCAATGATTACGACAGGGATGGTAAGTTTGAAGAATTAAGTccagatttaaaatttaagtaaaatcgTCATAAAACTCTTTACATTTCAAGTCATATCGGATTACAGGTGATGGATATCTcagttatgtttttaatttgttattgtaacaACGTccttatataacaattaattagacAGTAATACTCATGGCtaagattaatatattttttgttcactAAATCATATAGACGTTCAAGTACGCCGTTATTAGCGTACCGTTGGCGATAATGATGGGATGTcctaaaattaatgttttccaAACTAATAAGCAAACATTTCGTAGTAAActaattcaaattgtttacTCTCCAGTAATTTACGATCGTACTTCAttacaaaatagtattacattatatccCAAATTGTATAATTCCAAAAGCTTAACCATTATGACAATCGAGCAATTATTTTTCCGTTCGTCACCAGAAATGTACCACACGGTGCGGTACCAGATAAACTATGCGGTGAACCCTCGGTTGAGGAGCTTCTTCTCAGTGGAGCTGGACAGTGGACTGGTACTAGTGGACTACACCGGAGATGAGGTGCTCGACCGGGATGGGGATGAATCTACACATAGGATCTTCTTCAACctcattgataatttttattcggAAGGAGGTTAGTGTGATTTTTGATGTCttcgaataaatatattgacatTTTTGATATATGTAAGTGGGCAGTGCTAACTAGAATAATTGCccgcattttataataattaaaggaaCAATCTCAATTCAAGGAAGCCTTTCCATGTTCCTTAGCCATATCATATTTGAGACCCCAAAACGAACATACAAACTGATTTAACCGCCCATATTACTCTTTCTCTGAATGCAGATGGCAACAGGAACCAAAACACGACCGAGGTGTTGGTCGTGCTTCTGGACGTAAATGACAACGCCCCAGAGCTGCCTGACCCGAGTGAGTTATCTTGGACCATAAGTGAAGGTCTGCTAAAGGTGAGATCTGTTCAGTTTTAGACgggaaaatttaataaaaaactattagtACCCCAATAaaccattaaattaaatgtttgattaTAGTTCGTTCAAAATATTACTGGaaagtttacatatataaaaacaccCTTTGTTCATCAATCAGGGCGAAAGACTGTCCCCCTTCATCCACGCCCCTGACCGCGACGAGCCCAACACCAACAACTCTCTAGTTGGCTACGAGATCCTCAACCTGACCACCAGCCGAGATGTTCAGCATCCGATGCTGTTTAACATCATCACCATCAGGAATGATGATCTGGAGGACAACGTTGGGGAGTTGGAGACGGCAGTGGACCTTAAGGGGTATTGGGGGACTTATGAGATTGGTATTAGGGTAAGATTTCTGTTATGTCTatgggtattttttatttattttattcagaagCTGTATATCTGAGATTCCATGCAATAGCACCTGTCAAGGTCTTTAATTTCAGTCGATAACTGTAAAGCAGTAAAGTTATTTTGACATCCGATTTATTTTAggcgttaatttatttatccatcCACATCCAACACAATGTCTGCCTATAACTACGCTCTTTGCAAACGTTTTATCTTCCTTTAAAACCGTTAAAATTCCTGGGATCACAAAATATTTGCGCCAACCGCAGGCCTACGACCACGGCATCCCCCAACAGTGTTCCGAGGAAATCTACTCGATAACGGTGGAGCCGTACAACTTCCACGATCCGGTATTCGTGTTTCCGCTCGACGGGGCTGTACTGAGATTAGCTACGGTGggtatgtttttgtatttatctatGCTTCATCACAGATGCATTTAGATAAACCTAAGAAATTCGTTTACAAGCGGTAATCCCTGGAACTACTGAATCTCTGGAACAGACCAGTTTCTAAAATGCTTTTTCCTTTCGATGTGTATGTGATTCCTGAATACTAAAGACCATTTAATATGTATCACGGTCGATGTCAGGTTTTCTTCCACAGAACTGTATTGATATTGTAAAACATGGTCTCATTACTTATTAGGAGCGGGCTGAGGAAAATGGTGTTCTGGTGATGGTAAATGGAGAATTCCTTGATCGCGTTAAAGCCACGGATGAAGATGGTCTGGAAGCTGGAATTGTCACCTTCGAAGTTATTGGAGATGGTGTGTGAAATCTTTGTTGATATGAAagttatttgaatgaataacatgatatttcaaacattcaattatgtaatttaaatttcagatGACGCTGCGCAACATCTACACATATTAAATGACAGAGAAAATCAAGGGATACTGATGCTGAAAAAGTCATTCACTGAGAAGATTAGAGAATTCCAAGTGTGTAGAAAATGGCTATCACGTTATTAGTAATGAgatgacatatttattatgttaattctGTTTTAATTTCTCACCGGCCCAGTAGACCAAGTCATTTCATCATGAGATCTTGCAACAAATGTTttcaacatattaaaattaacaactacatgtaaaacataatttcattataaaagaaacaataaaccAACATTTCGCTTCCCCGATAAAATGTCCAACAAAATATGGCTCAGGTAACAATCCGCGGTACAGACGGCGGCAGAACGCCCGGTCCGCGTCACACGGACACGTCGTTACGCGTTGTGTTCGTGCCCACTCAAGGCGACCCCGTGTTCCCGGTCGACACCACCACTGTGGCTTTTGTTGGTGAGTCACGTGCTAATGTTTCTATAAGACACAAGTAAAACAATTGATCTCACAATAAGACAAGTaacctatactaatattataacgctgaagagtttgttcgtttgtttggttgaatgcgtttatctcaggaactactggtagATAGTAaggttttcaaaaaaaattataattttttttttttcttaaaacccAGACTCCTAATATAGCTTTTGCTGTTTCAGGAGTCTGTGTCTGTGGTTATATACGTTccaagggcgaagccggggcaaaaacgattgaatttaaaatggttatataaaaaatcttcaattagatcagaaaataattataattacttcaagtagcttttttataactaaaagtTGACAAAGTCAGCGAAATAtgcaaattcataaattatattctgtaGAAAGAGAAGGCGGTCTCAGTGAAACTCAGCAGCTCGTCCTTGCAGAAGATCCGAAGAATCACTTGTGTGTCGACGACTGTCATGACATATTCTATAGAATACTTGGTGAGTGAATCTACTCATTTTATCAAATAGTCAAATTATTACAGTACGTTAAAGTGGACAATCTCGTtactaaattgaataatactaaaagagacacacacacaacccactaacactaaaataattttataatagaaaaaaatcgatcgTGTATTCGAACAGGCGTTGTTCGCCGAGATGTCAgtaaatcgttttatttttatatgttatttttatttattctttcattcattcagttttttttttattgttcaaataCCTTTCATTTATAGAAAGCTCGTTAatgctattaaactatttaaaataaaatccaacGGACTgacatttttaagttttttctattaattctCTTTTTCATTCTCTCCTATTAATTGACTAAATATTTGTAACGAAACGCCTTTCTTTCATCAAGTTCTAAGTATAAATAACGCATTGAAAACTAGAATTAATTATCCGGTGTTTTATCCATACTGGTTTCTGTTTGAGTGAGAAACACTCAAAATCGATTCTGGGACTCGCCTACTATTATATCAAtacatataagatatattctCTCCACCCAGATGGCAACGACGAGGGCCACTTCGAGCTGGACAGCACGCTGAACAGCCTCCGCGTGGTCCGCGAGCTGAACCGCGCTGTCTCTCAGCAGCACACGCTGCGCGTCGCGGCTGCCAACTCGGCCGCTGCGAACGTCGCGCTGCAGTCCTCTATACTCACTGTTATCGTTAATGTGAGTAAGGGGACTCTctgataaaactttatattttgtacgacaaatattttttagatttagatAATTATCTCGATTATTAACAAAGAAAACTTCGGTTCAATAAACGGCTTCTTCAACATATTTATCCTTGCTAGGTTGTGTTAATGGTAAAAGATAGGTAGTGGTGCATCAGACAATATTGGTGTTCCACAGGGATCTATTTTAGGtccgttttatattttcagcatacatattatacagacactgtttcattatattaaaaaaaaataatgctctTAAAGCATCGCATCGCTCGCATCGAAACAATGCATCAATCAatgtcaattaataaaatttaattacaggTTCGAGAGGCGAATCCTCAGCCATACTTCGATAGGAAATTATACACAGGAGGTATTTCCACGTTGGACAGCATCAACAGGGTGATACTTACTGTTtcggtaaatatttttttacataagtaagattttgattttgtattatttgtctTCAGGTAATACCTTATCTCTTGGCAATATTTAAGTAGTATAAGTAGTATAAGTTaagtaatataagtatttaagtaaatatttaagttttctcATGCGTGGACAGATTTTTGCTCCGGACAATCGTCACTCTATCGTTGTGTATTGTGgtttttaagtgttttaagttatgtttgtttaaacatgCTGGTATTATGTATGTGAGTTGATACATGCTTGGTACATGGTAAATAAATCTAGCACATATAACCTGACCGCACACAGGCACAGCACTCGGAGAACGCGGCGATCACGTACTCCATAGACTGGAACTCCATGGAGGCGGACCCGAGCCTGTCGGCGGTGCAGCTGTCCGCGTTCCAGCTGCACCCGAGCACCGGCGCGCTGTCGCTCAACATGCAGCCCACCGCCAGCATGCACGGCGCGTTCCGCTTCTCCGTGCGCGCCGTGGACCCCGGTGAGTGTGTGCCGTGGGCCGTGGGCCGTGGGCTCGCGTTCCAGCTGCACCCGCTCTGTCGGCGGTGCAGCTCTCCGCGGTCCAGCTGCACCCGGGTTCCCTGCAGCTGGAGGATCTCATACAGCTGCTTCGCTAGCATGCTAGCTGCTACATcgttgtatatatacatatattgaatAAGCATTTTGATCGTAAATATCGGAGCcaattgtatgaaaaaacaGTTATTCTAGTAAGGATTGGtaggttttatttgtttgaggAACATTTAAGCCCattattattgacataaattagttttaatcctaatccaaataaattacatactttGTTTACAGGATTGTTTCAGTAGCTGTagactattttataaattacgagTGATCGTCCCGGCTaacttattacaaaaaatgtccAATTtcctatgaaatattatttttaacagcgGGAGCCTACGACACAGCGGAAGTGAGGATCTACCTGATATCATCCCAGAACCGCGTGTTCTTCATATTCGTGAATACACTAGAACAGGTTGAAGCCAAAGTGGACtttgtaagtttatattttattttagctatTAATTCGATGGCGACTTTTAGAATATTGAAATGCAAGCTTGCTGTGGTGTCATTAGAcgataaaactgaaaaacataaaattcatCACAAATCATAAGAATTTTATAGATTGCAAAACTTTGGATAGTCTGGATAAACGAACTCGCAACAGGTTCCTTGTGTACctttggaaaaaataaattctcataAACAAAATGCCGAGCGTTTTTAAACTCCGCTTGTAAACggcataattatacaatttgccTGCGACGTATACAcacaatttcttaaaaaataattttcatagacAAGATGAATACATGAATATTGTGTgtgaaacataaaattacttataacttttttcttttttacaaataaaaccaGATAGCGAACACATTCAGCGTCGGCTTCCAAATGACGTGCCACATCGACCAAGTGCTTCCCGCCGCGGACGAGCACAACGTGGCGCGCTCTGACGTCAGCGAGGTGTGGGCGCACTTCCTGCGGGACGACGAGCCCGTGCACACCGACGTTATTGAGACGTGAGTGCTTGGGGCGAGGGGGGATGTTTTGTGGGTTGGGGGTTAGGGGACTAGGAGTTGAAGCATTGGGGTGAAGTTTTAAAATGGGTTGACTATGGGCGAGTGAAAATTTGGGGTTATATGAGGGTGAATTGAAAAGATATGTCCATAGGAATAGCATTTTTAGGCTTTAAGCAACAGAAAAAGCATTGAAGTcgatttgatatttatattatttacgttaaaaatcttatctccgaaactatttataatcaataatcGTCTCATAGCTCATcgtttaatacattaatatctATATGCAGACTCCGCAGCGACACTCAGCTCCTAACCAGCATCCAACGGACGCTGAGCACGGAGTTGCTTGTGCTTCAGGACCTGGTGACGGGCGACAGTCCCACGCTCAGCGCGGACTCCAGCGCGCTGCTGGTGCTGGTGCTGGGCGCGCTGGCCGCCGCCCTGGCGCTGCTGTGCCTGCTGCTGCTAGCCGGCTTCGTGTACAGGACCAGGACGTGAGTGCTATACAGGATTAGCTATGGCTATTAAATGTTATCATAAAATCATAGGATTACCAGATTGTAATACTATAGCGTTATACATCGTTCCTCCTACAGGCTACACACACGTAAAATACAATTCTATGCTTATATAAACTTGACCACAAGAAACAATTGTTAATCCTGGAAACCTGGTTAATAAGATACAGCAAATTTCTTTACATATCCATTTCAGTGCTGTTAGTGTCCATAGTGCAATACAGCTTTTAACTATGTTTCCGTttcgttattatttaagaCAAGAAGTAGTAAGATTTATCTACTCAATTTGTTCAAtatgttgtttgtttcttttttgtattagtGTGTTGTTTTTCTggtcaataaatgttttataataatttcaggcTAAACCGCCAGCTCCGCGCCCTGTCCATGACGAAGTACGGGTCGGCGGAGTCGGCGCTGAACCGCGCGGGGCTGGCGGCGCCCGGCACCAACAAGCACGCGGCGGCCGGCTCCAACCCCGTGTGGAACGAGGCGCTCCGGGCGCCCGACTTCGACGCGCTCAGGTCGGTGCCTGGCCTGCGGACCCGCCCTGCTCACAGTGGGCGGAGTTCCCTTGGATGTTGGGGTTTTGGAGCTGGTGCCTGTTGGTCGGAGTTGAATTGGATGTTAGGGCTCCGGATTTAGTACCTGGGGGGCAGAGTTCAGTTGGATGTTGGTGCTCTGGTGTTAGAGCTTGGTGGACGGAGTTCAGTTGGATGTTGGAGCTCTGGAGTTTGAGGAGTTGTCGGTGTGGAGAATAACACTTGATCGAGTGTGCGACTTGGTGTTTTACTTTGGGgagcttaaatttttttttttttgtcgcCGTCCATAAGCACTCGCGATGATTCCTGTTCTAAATGTGTATATTTGAATGAGTTAGAGTTGAGAATGTTGAGGGTTTGGAATATGGGTTCAAGTTTGTTTAAGTTAAGATGAACTTGTTTGTCCCACTCCCTGGAATGCTCTCAGGTGCGTCGGTGTAGTTGGGTTATGGATGCGCTCaaatacatcaaaatttaGATTCTAACAAAATTcacgattaaaataatttttcttacggaaaacttgtaatattaaattccaGCGAGGACTCTGATGACTCAGACCTGATCGGCATAGAGGACTTGCCGCAGTTCAGCGCTGACTTCTTCCCCCCAGAAGCAGCCAACTCACAACAGTTTGGAAAACACCAGGTATAGAAACGGTTTTTCTTCTCAACACTTACACTCATATTAAAACTCGTACTCGAAGAGTATTTACACaatggtatattttttacacgatactttttgaataattatatccaCGCATactaaaaaatcattaatattaataacaatattttcagcCGGGAGACGATATTATTGCGACGCACAAAAACAACTTCGGTTTGAACACTCCACCCTTCAGCAATCAATTCCCCGACAGTTCGTTTAGACGATAAGAAAACATTtctgtaaaaaatgtataaaagcaattatttgaaaatataagtttCAGTAAACATGCCAAATGAAAttagtacaaatattatattattttagttaatactATGTGATTTAACATTTCTAcaccaataaataaagaatacgcaaataatatttcattgtacatgatattatttatataatgtcaataaaacattttattaattgttgttttatgttaCCTTTACTTGAGCccctgtaaaataaaacactgaCAACAATTGTCACTTcacattgtattgtattatttatttcgaaagcaataaatagtaaaatagtaaataagaaATGTTAAAGAACCACAGATGTACGTTAGGTCTCGGTAAGTTCATCAATATTACTGTATATTCCTGCATCCTTTGTCCCTAATATCTCGGTAATGCTAAAAAGCTGAATAACCTATTggatcatattttttgttaatacaaACTGTCTGTCAATCTTTATACGTATGAGTATTGTATGTGTgagattcaaaataatattaatattagaactttattcaataataaattgtcttAATAATCgacaataaaaaactaacGCCTTTTA
Proteins encoded:
- the LOC119836002 gene encoding protocadherin Fat 1-like; the encoded protein is MIHIPRLPRPDLPELNFEGVPWRERPLVPAPDREDVCMDAYYPRTATSGTQIIYMEEEIVGDVAIATLNYNGTATPRILQPLISGSYAMLGPVVRNIDGFWQLIITQRQDYETEVMRGYMLEVEVPGETLVVTVTLQIVNIDDNAPIIHIFDSCVVPELNDPGLTDCIYEVSDEDGQISTSAMTFEISSDRNDGELFYMVGGNISPDWKRMTMTVGVNATLNFERNALHIFRVTALDSLPNTHTVTLMVQVENVEHRPPRWIEIFAVQQFDEKTAKNFSILAIDGDTGIMRPIYYRIDTLPEDAEYFDIETIDDGDKGGILIVKPINRDLLQRELFPISITAYKSNNESLYTTTNVVIIINDVNDNKPEPLHEEYTVDIMEETALTLNFDKEFGFHDIDLGENAQYTVRLESDYPPGAASAFFIAPEIGYQRQTFIMGTQNHSMLDFEVPEFQNIRLKVIATDMNRTDFVGVAIVNINLINWNDESPIFERSSLEVSFDETEGEGYFVGNLKANDRDINDTVVHSLLGNAQNYLRIDRDTGDIFVSIDEAFDYHRQNEIFVQVHAIDTLGEPYNTDTSQLIIKLNDINNTPPSLSLPRRSPEVEENVPEGYVITEDIVATDPDTTADLKFEILWDTSYATKQGRETDPREYHHCVEIETLYPYNHTRSAVGRVVVKEIRHNVTIDYEMFEMLYLTVRVVDRNTEIGDDYDELTFTLIIIDLNDNPPIWADNTLTQAFTVRENSRSNVVIGSVLATDIDGPLYNQVRYFIRARDDTPEDLVKIDLMTGQITVDKDSAIDADTPPRYNLLYTVVATDRCLTEECPPDHMYHETEGYITIAIQDTNNKVPYPNTMEFPEVVYIYENATSGDEVVTLVSNDYDRDEMYHTVRYQINYAVNPRLRSFFSVELDSGLVLVDYTGDEVLDRDGDESTHRIFFNLIDNFYSEGDGNRNQNTTEVLVVLLDVNDNAPELPDPSELSWTISEGLLKGERLSPFIHAPDRDEPNTNNSLVGYEILNLTTSRDVQHPMLFNIITIRNDDLEDNVGELETAVDLKGYWGTYEIGIRAYDHGIPQQCSEEIYSITVEPYNFHDPVFVFPLDGAVLRLATERAEENGVLVMVNGEFLDRVKATDEDGLEAGIVTFEVIGDDDAAQHLHILNDRENQGILMLKKSFTEKIREFQVTIRGTDGGRTPGPRHTDTSLRVVFVPTQGDPVFPVDTTTVAFVEREGGLSETQQLVLAEDPKNHLCVDDCHDIFYRILDGNDEGHFELDSTLNSLRVVRELNRAVSQQHTLRVAAANSAAANVALQSSILTVIVNVREANPQPYFDRKLYTGGISTLDSINRVILTVSAQHSENAAITYSIDWNSMEADPSLSAVQLSAFQLHPSTGALSLNMQPTASMHGAFRFSVRAVDPAGAYDTAEVRIYLISSQNRVFFIFVNTLEQVEAKVDFIANTFSVGFQMTCHIDQVLPAADEHNVARSDVSEVWAHFLRDDEPVHTDVIETLRSDTQLLTSIQRTLSTELLVLQDLVTGDSPTLSADSSALLVLVLGALAAALALLCLLLLAGFVYRTRTLNRQLRALSMTKYGSAESALNRAGLAAPGTNKHAAAGSNPVWNEALRAPDFDALSEDSDDSDLIGIEDLPQFSADFFPPEAANSQQFGKHQPGDDIIATHKNNFGLNTPPFSNQFPDSSFRR